DNA sequence from the Arthrobacter jinronghuae genome:
GGCGCTTGCGGCGGCGGAAGTACTGCCAAAGGGCGATCCCGCCGGTGATGAGCAGGGGCAGGACACCGACCCCGAGGATGCCGAGCCAGACAATGCCCCCGCCGCCGCCGTCGGTCTCCACCGAGACGAGGTTCAGGAGCATCTGGCCGACGGAGATTTCGCCCCAGAAGAAACGGATGCCGAGGGCGGCAATAAGCAGCACAAGTCCAAGCCAGATCAGGACGTAGACCAGGACGCGTCCAACGACGACGCCGACCCGGCGGGTCACGTCAAGAATCTGGCCAGACATGGAAATACCTCACGTTCCAGATGCCCGCCTTTTCGCCGAACACCCTTGACATCCAACCCGCTCACGGGGCCAAAGAAGAATAGTACCGTCATGCTACCTGTTCAACCTTGGTTCATCCCTCAGGAACGGGCTGGACACCTCCGCGAGTTATGTACGGGATCAGGCGGTCTCGTGGGTCACTCGGATGAGGATCTTGCCCGTGGTTCCGTCCTCAACGGCGTCGTGCGCAGCAGCGGTCTCCTCGAGGGGGAACCAAGTGAGGGGGAGTCCCGCGGACTCACCGACGGGCAGCGCGCCGTCCTGCAGTGCTGCGGTGATGTCCTCTGCCGCGGCGTGCTGGGCCTGTGTCCCGACCGTATATATAAGGACGCCCTGCCAGCGGACATTTTTCGCGAAGCTCGCAACGATCGGTGCCGTGAACTCTTCGCCGTTGTTGTTGGCGTAGTAGGCGATGCTGCCATGGTTGGCGATTACGTCCACATCGAGGGCCGCGTTTTGGGCGGGGGATACCTCGACAATGTGGTCGACGCCGTCCGGGGCGATTTCGCGGATGCGGTCTGCCTCGGCGTCGTCCGGGTAGCGGACAATGTGCTGCGCTCCGGCAGCGGTGGCGAGCTCGGCCTTCGCGTCGCTGCTGACCGTCGCGATTACGGTGGCGCCGGCCCAGACGGCGAACTGGATGGCGGCATGGCCGACGGCTCCGGCGCCGCCCTGAACCAGGACGGTGCGGCCGGCGAGGGCGCCCGGGGCGAGCCGGGCCGGGCCGTGTTCGTGGACGGTGAGGGCGCGGTGCGCGGTCATCGCGGGGACGCCGAGGCTGGCGGCGACGTCAAAACCAATGCCTTCCGGAAGCCGTACGGCCCGGTCGGCGGGGAGGACAGTGAATTCCTGCGCGGTCCCGGTCGGTCGGCCGTGGGCGGCGAGGTAGATCCACACCCGGTCGCCCACCTGAAGGCCGGTCACACCCTCGCCGACGGCGTCGACAACCCCGGCGCCGTCCTGGTTCGGCACTACTTCGGGGAAGGCCAGGCTGCTGCCGGCACGGGCCTTCCAGTCGGTGGGGTTCACGCCCGAAACGGCAACACGGACCCGCACTTCGCCGGCACCTGGGGCTGCGGCATCGCGGTCAACGAGGGAGAGGACGGACGAGGGGCCTGTGGCGGAGTACACGATTGCTTTCATGGGCGGTACAAGAAACCGAGGCGGAGTTCTATTCCCCGTCGCGGCCAATCGGGTCAGGTGCTCGCCTGCGGCAACTGCTGTTGGCCCCAATAACTGCGGGCATCCGGACCGACGGCATCGTAGTCATCGCTGCCGAGGAAGCGCTCCTGTGCGTAAGGGGTGTCATTGGCGACGGTGGCAGCGTAGACCTTCAAGTCCCTTCGCTTGCGGTGCAGTGCCCGGGGACGGGATTCGCGAACATAGATCCCCGCCAGGGCGACCGCCTTGCTGATCAGCATGCTGGAACCGTCGGCTGGGCCAGGACCGTTGTAGAGGACCCAGCCTGCGACGGTCAGAACCTCCTCCAGCACCTCTTGGGGCGCTTCCCACGCCCACTGTGCAGCAGCGTCCTCACCATACGAGAGCAGATCCGCAACGATGCTCACCCGCGACGTGCTCAGCGACATTCTTCCCCCATTTCCCCCGACCCCCGGGTGTTAACTCGGTTCTGCAAAGCGTTCTGCGAAGAGCCGGACCGCCCCCGCGGGGACGGTCCGGCTCTGTTTGGCGACGGTTACTACTTCTTGTCGTCCTTGTTTCCGTCGACGGCGTCCTTCGCCTTGTCTTTAGCCTGGTCAACCTTCTCCGGGTTGTCCTTGGCTGCGTCCTTTGCCTTATCTGCCATGCCGCCTAGATCTGCCATTGGATAATGCCTTCCCTCCGTGCGGTCCGGGGTCCATGCGGCCCCGGTTGGGTACACCCATCCTGCCCCACATTGGCAGGATGGAACCCGGGTGCAGGTGTTTTTTATTGGCTCTTTGCGGCGGGGCGGTGGTGTTGCGCCGCTAAGCCGGGCGTGCAGCGCTCCTGCTGTCGGATAAGCTACCTACCGCCGCGGCAAACATGCCGCGGAATCAGCCAGCTTTATGGGGGAAGCATGTCCGAGAACGTGGCGCAGGACGCCAACTACAATCCTTACGCAGGAGTCCAGCCGGTAGCACCCGGAAACGCACCTGCACGTCCGATGACGGTGGAGATGGCCTTCTGGCTGCTGCTGGCAGCAGCGGCCCTGGTGCTCATCCGGATTCCGGTGGGAATCATGGCCGTGAATAAGGATGACCATAAGTCCGAGATCGAAAGCTTCCTGGGCCCGGACAACGTTCCCATCTGGATCCGCAACGAAATCTCCGACTATGTCTGGGCAGGAGTCATCACCGCCGTCATCCTCGCGGCGATTGCCCTGCTGTCCCGGATGGGCTTTGGTTGGCCCCGGATAGTCCTTATCTTCGTGGTGATTTTCACCGCGCTGAACACGCGCGTGCAGTTCTTCGCGAGCGTCATCCCGGTGTACGAGACAGCCTGGGTGACGCTGGCATCCGTGCTCCTGTCGCTGGTCGCAACGGTGCTGCTGTTCCTGGTGCCGTCCGGGGCCTACTTCAAGTCGATGGGGCAGTACCGCAAAGGCAAGAAGGCCGTCCAGGCCTAGTCTCCACATGCGCACCCGCGCGGCCGGCAGCCCTGTTGGCTGACCGGCCGCCAGGGGCGCGACGTAGGCTGGGAACATGCGAAACGAAACTCTCTGGGAAGCAAAAAAGCGGCAGAATCCCGAGCATTCCGCCTGGTACATCTCGCGGTTCGAAGCCATGCGGGAGCAGGGCCAGGACCTCGACGGCGAAGCCCGGCTGATCGACGCGATGCTGCCGCGCGGAGCCCGGATCCTCGACGCCGGCTGCGGTCCCGGCCGGGTGGGCGGGGAACTGGCGCGGCGTGGTCACACCGTTGTCGGCGTCGACGTCGATCCGGAACTTATCGACGCCGCCCGGCACGACTTCCCGGACCTGCAGTGGTTCGTGGGGGACCTGGCCGAGCTGGACCTGCCCGCCGAGGGCGTTCCGGAACCGTTCGACGTGATTGTCTGCGCCGGCAACGTGATGACCTTCCTGGCACCGGGAACCGCCGTCGACGTCCTGACCCGGATGCGCGGGCACCTGGCAGCCGACGGCCGGATAGTTGTCGGGTTCGGCGGAAACCGCGGCTATGCGTTCCAGGCGTTCTTTGACGACGCCGCCGCAGCCGGGCTTGAGGTGCAGCAGCGGTTCTCCACGTGGGACCTGCGGCCGTTTACGCCCGAGTCGGACTTCCTGGTGGCGGTGCTGGGCCGCGCCTAAACCCGTTCCGACCCCGACGATGGAGAATAACGTCCATCAGCGAGTCGGCGGGAAGGCGGGGCATTGTGAATCTGGAAGAGGATCCGCAGCGGGCGTCACAACTATGCCTTGAGGCCCAGGCGCGTTTGACGCGTCGTGCCGCAGGCCTCTCAGACACGGACGTGCTGGCGCCGAGCCGCTTGCCCGGCTGGACAGTGGGTCATGTGCTGACCCATCTGGCGCGGAACGCCGATGCCCACGCCCGCCGGCTGTCCGGCGCCCTCGAAGGGCACGATGTTCCGAGGTATCCCGGCGGCGCCGAACAGCGCGCCCGGGAGATCGAGGAGGGGGCCGGCCGGGCTGCCGCAGAAACCATTGCGGATCTGAGCTCCAGCATGCTGCACCTCGAAAAGGTACTGAACCTTTCCGATGCTGCAGGATGGCCCAACGGGCACCTCATGGGCGACGACTCCTACGGTGTGGCTGCCTGTCCGGCGCATCGGCTCCGCGAAGTCGAGATGCATCACGTGGACCTGGGGCTCGGCTATACGCCAGCGGACTGGCCCGAGGAATACGTCGCGTGGGACCTGCCGGTGCTGCTTGCCACTGTTCCGGAACGGCTCGGGTCCCCTGCCAAGCAACGCAGCTTCATGGCGTGGCTGTCGGGCAGGGGACCGCTGGCTCCGGACACGAAGCTGGCGGACTGGTGAACCGGGCTCGGCGCGGGCGCCGGGACCTAGGCCGCGGCGTCCATGGTGCCGAGAATCCGCATCCTCAGGTCCTCCGGGCCCACATGCCGACTAATCAGGGACATGGCTGCGGGATCGGCGCCGCGCAGGATCCCGAGCAGGAGATGTTCGGTCCCGATGTAACCGTCTTTCCGGGCCGTTGATTCGCGCAGGCTGTTGGTCAGCACGGCTTTCGCACCGCTGCTGAAGGGCCGGTGCCCGCCTTTGAGGGAGTCGAACAGGCGACGGCGCCGCGGGGCGGAACCGGCCGCCGCGTCCAGGGCGCCTTCGCCGAATTGTGCGTCGATGGCGCGTCGCACTTCGTCCAGGTCGATACCGACGGATTCCAAGGCGGCGGCGTCGTCGTACCCGGAGTCCGCGCCCATGGCGCGAAGGTCCGCGCGCAGCTGCGCCGAGGTCAGTCCGGACTCGGCCAGCACGGATGCCAGTAGGGGAGTGGTGGCTTCAGCGGTGGACACGGTGCTGAGGAGTAGATGCACCGGAAGGATCTGCGTCGCCTCCAGGGTTTGGGCTTCTTCCTGTGCGGAGATGACGCTTTGACGGGCTTGCTGTGTAAACCGTTCAAACATGGCTCTACTTCGCTTTCCGGTTGTATTTCTGGTGCACTGCCTGCTTGCTGATGCCGAGCTGGTCCGCTATCGCCTGCCAGGACCAGCCCTGCGCCCGGGCGTTGGCAACCTGCACGGCCTCAAGCTGGTCGCGCAGTCTGCCGAGGGCGACGACGGCGCGCAGCCCGGTGGCCGGATCGGGACTCGCCGCCGCGGCGGCCAAGGGGGAATGGTCTTCCATGTCGTCAATCTAGGTTGACGCGCTGGGCGAGTCAAGGGGGTTAGCGGAACTGCTGGTGTCAGGGCAAATGACCGTGTGCTTCTTTTGGCGGGCTGCAATCGATCATGGTTACCTGCGTCCTGCGTCCTGCCATTCGCGTTCATTCTGGTGGGTCCGGTTGACGCCAGGGCAGCCCACCTAACCGGGGCTTCGCTGGCGTCGGTTTAGCTTGTGCGGGTTTGTTGATCGTGCCCGGCGATGCTGGAGCTGCGGGCAAGTAGTTGGGTGCGAAAGACGCGTATTCTGGTTTTTCTGACGGCTGTTTTCGGGCTGTTTTTCGGTCAGGAATGTCAGTGCGGGATGAAATCCTAAGATATGGATCAGCCTAGGAATACCGAACCACTCAGCGAAGAGCAGAGCGGTGAGAACCAGCGGCCGGCGGGGCGGGCTGGCGGCGGCGAGCAGCCCTGTCCTTCAGTCACTCTGGCTGTCTACCGGGCGGAACTGGCTGATACCTCCGCCGGCGGAGAGGCCGCGGCACGGCCCGACGACGACCCTACCGGACCTACTGGAGCTACCGACCCTGCGTCCGCCCGCTCTGACCCTTCCTTCCAGCCGGAACCCGCGGAGAATGCCGAGACCACTCCTGCCGACGGAGCTGAGAGTCCTGTCGGTGCCTTCCCAGACGGTTTCACCGGGACGCTGGCTTTGCAGAACCTTGAAGCCTTTGATGAAGCCATGGTTGGTGAGGCCTTGGTCCGGGTGGAGCATTTGATTTCCTGGGGGCAGGCGCAGCGGGCCCACCTATTGAACCGGATGGAGCAAATCTTCCGGGACAACTACTTCGACCCGTCGGAGCGGGACAATCCGGGGATCGCTTTCAGCCTCGCGGCGGCCGAAGGTGCAGCCATTCTGAATGTTCCGCAGGTGACCGGTCAGCGGCTGCTAAGCGAGGCCGGCCAGCTGTGCGGCACCCATACCGCCACCCTTTCCGGCTTGGAAGAGGGACGGTTTTCGTACCAGCATGCGCAGGTGGTCCTGGAACAGTGCCAGAACGTTCCCGCCTCGAAACTGCCAGCGTTCGAGGCGGACCTGTTGAAGGCGGCGGAGGGTCAGACGCGGGCGCAGTTCTCGGCCAAGGCCCGGCGGCTGCGCGAAAAGAAGTTCCCAGAGACCGTCAGCAAACGGCACCTGACCGCTTTCGAGCAGCGCATGGTCACCCTGGACCGGGAAGAGGACGGCATGTCCTGCCTCTCAGCCCACCTCCGGGCCGCGGAAGCGCAGCAGATCTATACCGCTCTCAGTACCGCCGCGCGGGGTGAGCAGGCGGGAGGGGATTCCCGCAGCACGGACCAGCTGCGTGCGGATATTCTGTCGCAGCTGCTGATGGGCGGCAGCCGGGGACTTTTCGCGACGGCCGGAACCCGAGGCGAGGCCGGAACCCGATACGCGACCGGAGTCCGACCCGGCACCGGCCACACCGGCCACAGAGGCCACACCGGCAATGACAATGGCGCAGCCGCCCGGTACGAGGGAAACCTCGGTTTTGACGGCGGCCCGGAAGGCAGTCCCAATATGGAAGGCAACCCCGATACAGAGGCCAGAGCGGACGTGGGATCAGGACCGGACGAGGGAATCGTCCCTCGGACCGAAATCATGGTCCTGATCAGCGCCGAAACCCTTTTCGGAGCCGACGACCAGCCCGCCGAGCTGCACGGCTACGGCCCCATCAGCGCCGAAGAAGCCCGCAGGCTCGCCCGCAACGCGGTCGGCTGGACTGGACTGGCCCAAGACCCGCACACCGGAGAAATCCTCGGGGTAGGACGGCGCCGAAAAGTCCCGGCAGGGCTTCGCCGCTGGCTCCGCGCCCGGGACGGAACCTGTAGGTTCCCCGGTTGCCGGGTCAGCACCGCGAACGCGGACATCGACCACACCGTCGATTGGGCGAAAGGCGGGGCTACGGACCACGGAAACCTGGAACACCTCTGCCGTCGGCACCATCGGTTCAAGACCCTGGGCTACTGGAACGCGTGCCAACCCGCGCCCGGGGTGATCGAGTGGACTTCGCCAACCGGACGGGTCTATCGGACCGAGCCCTTCTTGGAACTCGGTCCTCCGCCCCCGGCTGCCGAACAGGAAACGGACCCCCTCGATACCCGGCAGGCAATGGATTCCGGAGAGAAAGATGCCAGCCCAGCACCGATGCCGCCGTTCTAAGTACCGACCGGCGTCTAAGTGTCGTGACCGCTTGGAACGTGGTCACGGAGAAACTCGAGCATCACAGCCGCGAGCCGTTCCGGTGCTTCCGAAGCTACGTGCATCCAGAGCTACTTAGTGCCCCCACGGCGTCGGGCTGCACCGAAGCGACAGGTTCCGCAACCAAAACTGGCTTCCAGGATTGTTCCACCCCGCAGGACTACGTACCCTTCGCATACGCTGATTTTCCGCCTAATCCAACGGAGCGCCGAAGGGGTCACCATGAACGGTTCCACCACCCCGGATACGATCGTGCTGGTCCACGGGCTCTGGGTGACGCCCCGCAGCTGGGAAGGATGGAAAGCCCATTATGAGGCAAAGGGCTTCACCGTCGTGACGCCCGCTTATCCGGGCTTCGAGATAGAGGTTGAGGCACTGCGCGAAAACCCGGACGTGATCGCCGCGCTCACCGTACCGGAAACACTGGATTACCTCTCGGGCGTCATCGGGGACCTGCCCCGTCCGCCCATCATCATGGGCCACTCCTTCGGAGGGCTCCTGACCCAGATGCTGCTGGCCCGCGGTTTGGGGGTTGCCGGTGCTGCCATCAACTCGGCACCAACCGAAGGGGTGAGGGTTACCCCGCTGTCCCAGGCCCGCGCGCTCTTTCCCGCACTGAAGAACCCTGCCAACTTCCATAAAGCGGTGGGGTTCACCCCGGAGCAATGGCACTATGCCTTCACCAATACGCTGAGCCGGGAGGACTCCGACGCCGCCTACGAACGGTACGCTATTGCCGCTCCCGGAAACTGGGTGTGGGCGTACGGACTGCTTGCGAATTTTCAGCCGGGGCATCAGGAGACATGGGTGGATTACTCCACGGACAGGGCGCCGCTGCTGTTCATCGGAGGCAGCGAAGACCACATCATGCCCCCGTCGGTGAATAAATCCAACGCTAAACACTGGGCCAAATCGCCCGCCCTCACGGAGTATCACGAGTTTGACGGCCGAGCGCATTGGACCTGCGCCGAACCGGGGTGGGAAGAGGTGGCCGATTACGCGCTGGACTGGACCCTCGGCCACGCGCAACCGCAGCCGTCTGCTCTCTAGGACGGATCAGGCTAGGACGGACCAGGCTAGGACGGACCAGGCTAGGACGGACCAGGCTAGGACGGATCAGGCCTAAGCGCCTTGACAGAGCATGAGGCCCGATTTCTCGGGCCTCATGCTCTGTGATCAGCCCGCCGCGGAGCAGCCCGCCGCGGAGCAGCCATGCCTTGTGATCAGTCCGCGCTGATCTGGCGGCGGAAGGTGTCCCGACGGGTGTGGAGGTCCCAGAGGACACCTGCGAGAACGTCGGGGTCCTTTTCCGGATCACCCTCGAT
Encoded proteins:
- a CDS encoding class I SAM-dependent methyltransferase, which produces MRNETLWEAKKRQNPEHSAWYISRFEAMREQGQDLDGEARLIDAMLPRGARILDAGCGPGRVGGELARRGHTVVGVDVDPELIDAARHDFPDLQWFVGDLAELDLPAEGVPEPFDVIVCAGNVMTFLAPGTAVDVLTRMRGHLAADGRIVVGFGGNRGYAFQAFFDDAAAAGLEVQQRFSTWDLRPFTPESDFLVAVLGRA
- a CDS encoding Clp protease N-terminal domain-containing protein — translated: MFERFTQQARQSVISAQEEAQTLEATQILPVHLLLSTVSTAEATTPLLASVLAESGLTSAQLRADLRAMGADSGYDDAAALESVGIDLDEVRRAIDAQFGEGALDAAAGSAPRRRRLFDSLKGGHRPFSSGAKAVLTNSLRESTARKDGYIGTEHLLLGILRGADPAAMSLISRHVGPEDLRMRILGTMDAAA
- a CDS encoding helix-turn-helix domain-containing protein codes for the protein MEDHSPLAAAAASPDPATGLRAVVALGRLRDQLEAVQVANARAQGWSWQAIADQLGISKQAVHQKYNRKAK
- a CDS encoding HNH endonuclease; amino-acid sequence: MDQPRNTEPLSEEQSGENQRPAGRAGGGEQPCPSVTLAVYRAELADTSAGGEAAARPDDDPTGPTGATDPASARSDPSFQPEPAENAETTPADGAESPVGAFPDGFTGTLALQNLEAFDEAMVGEALVRVEHLISWGQAQRAHLLNRMEQIFRDNYFDPSERDNPGIAFSLAAAEGAAILNVPQVTGQRLLSEAGQLCGTHTATLSGLEEGRFSYQHAQVVLEQCQNVPASKLPAFEADLLKAAEGQTRAQFSAKARRLREKKFPETVSKRHLTAFEQRMVTLDREEDGMSCLSAHLRAAEAQQIYTALSTAARGEQAGGDSRSTDQLRADILSQLLMGGSRGLFATAGTRGEAGTRYATGVRPGTGHTGHRGHTGNDNGAAARYEGNLGFDGGPEGSPNMEGNPDTEARADVGSGPDEGIVPRTEIMVLISAETLFGADDQPAELHGYGPISAEEARRLARNAVGWTGLAQDPHTGEILGVGRRRKVPAGLRRWLRARDGTCRFPGCRVSTANADIDHTVDWAKGGATDHGNLEHLCRRHHRFKTLGYWNACQPAPGVIEWTSPTGRVYRTEPFLELGPPPPAAEQETDPLDTRQAMDSGEKDASPAPMPPF
- a CDS encoding alpha/beta hydrolase; the protein is MNGSTTPDTIVLVHGLWVTPRSWEGWKAHYEAKGFTVVTPAYPGFEIEVEALRENPDVIAALTVPETLDYLSGVIGDLPRPPIIMGHSFGGLLTQMLLARGLGVAGAAINSAPTEGVRVTPLSQARALFPALKNPANFHKAVGFTPEQWHYAFTNTLSREDSDAAYERYAIAAPGNWVWAYGLLANFQPGHQETWVDYSTDRAPLLFIGGSEDHIMPPSVNKSNAKHWAKSPALTEYHEFDGRAHWTCAEPGWEEVADYALDWTLGHAQPQPSAL
- a CDS encoding NADPH:quinone reductase, whose amino-acid sequence is MKAIVYSATGPSSVLSLVDRDAAAPGAGEVRVRVAVSGVNPTDWKARAGSSLAFPEVVPNQDGAGVVDAVGEGVTGLQVGDRVWIYLAAHGRPTGTAQEFTVLPADRAVRLPEGIGFDVAASLGVPAMTAHRALTVHEHGPARLAPGALAGRTVLVQGGAGAVGHAAIQFAVWAGATVIATVSSDAKAELATAAGAQHIVRYPDDAEADRIREIAPDGVDHIVEVSPAQNAALDVDVIANHGSIAYYANNNGEEFTAPIVASFAKNVRWQGVLIYTVGTQAQHAAAEDITAALQDGALPVGESAGLPLTWFPLEETAAAHDAVEDGTTGKILIRVTHETA
- a CDS encoding maleylpyruvate isomerase family mycothiol-dependent enzyme, which gives rise to MNLEEDPQRASQLCLEAQARLTRRAAGLSDTDVLAPSRLPGWTVGHVLTHLARNADAHARRLSGALEGHDVPRYPGGAEQRAREIEEGAGRAAAETIADLSSSMLHLEKVLNLSDAAGWPNGHLMGDDSYGVAACPAHRLREVEMHHVDLGLGYTPADWPEEYVAWDLPVLLATVPERLGSPAKQRSFMAWLSGRGPLAPDTKLADW